The nucleotide sequence GGTTCCGGGTTCCTGGTTACTGGTTCAGAGAACTGCTCGGGAGGCTTGGCACCAAGGACCACGAACTCCGAACTGCGAACCGCACTCCGGCCGGGTGCTCGGTCCGCCCTGGAACTGGAAACCAGGAGCCTCGAACCAGCGGTTTTCTCCACGCTGGAATAGTACGAAACGCACGAGGAGATTCAAGGAATTCGGGGAGGAGAGTAATCCAGTGTTCTAGTGATAGAGGGTCAAGAGAGAGAAGAGGATTGCGGAGGGCGGGGCGATGAACGCCCATGAACGTGGAGCCGGGAACGAGAGGCCGCAAGCGCCGGCAGATCAGTAGTCAGTCCAGTTCACGTAGTCCCTTGAACCCTCGTAGGAGACAATCCGGCCGGGCACGCCGGCAACAACGGCGTTGTCCGGCACGTCTTTCGTCACCACGCAGTTCGCCCCTATGGCCACGTTGCTGCCGACCCGTACGCTCCCCACCAACTTGGCACCGGGACCGATGTACACGTTGTCACCAATAGTGGCGTAGCCCTGGCGCGGTCCGCGATTCGCCTGACCAACCGTCACACCCTGCGAGATATTGCAGTTCGCACCGATGACGGCGCGGTGGTGCACGACGATCTGGCCAAAGTGCCCGATGTAGAAACCAGGACCTATCCGCGTTCGCCAGGGAATGCTGATGCCGTACTTGAGCGAGTGGTGTCTCAGGATGAGTCGGGCAATATGCCCGAAGCCAAATCTGAGGATCCGGCGACCGCTCAGGAACGCGGCCGTTCTCATCCAGTAGGTGTACTGAAACCCGGGGGTCAGGGCGGCGTGTCGCAGGAAGCCGGAGAGCCCAACTGCGCCCTCGTGACGGCAGAGGTCTGACCGAACTAGATACCGGTACTCAGAGTACGTCATTGGCCTTGGTGTAGTCAGGGCATGCGGGAAGAGAAACGCCCGCGACGGTCAAGCGACTCTGGAATCGGGCTTCAGCGCAAGCGACACGAGGAGCTTTGGGAACGGCAGATGATTCCCAGGTCGCTGTGAACGGACTTCCCGATGGGTACGCGCGCTGCGACGCGAGTCGCGACCTAGCCATTCTCACTCCTTGGGCAAGACA is from candidate division WOR-3 bacterium and encodes:
- a CDS encoding serine acetyltransferase, whose product is MTYSEYRYLVRSDLCRHEGAVGLSGFLRHAALTPGFQYTYWMRTAAFLSGRRILRFGFGHIARLILRHHSLKYGISIPWRTRIGPGFYIGHFGQIVVHHRAVIGANCNISQGVTVGQANRGPRQGYATIGDNVYIGPGAKLVGSVRVGSNVAIGANCVVTKDVPDNAVVAGVPGRIVSYEGSRDYVNWTDY